A window of the Nycticebus coucang isolate mNycCou1 chromosome 3, mNycCou1.pri, whole genome shotgun sequence genome harbors these coding sequences:
- the VAX1 gene encoding ventral anterior homeobox 1 produces the protein MFGKPDKMDVRCHSDAEAARVSKNPHKESRESKGAEGSLPAAFLKEPQGAFSASGGAEDCNKTKSNSAADPDYCRRILVRDAKGSIREIILPKGLDLDRPKRTRTSFTAEQLYRLEMEFQRCQYVVGRERTELARQLNLSETQVKVWFQNRRTKQKKDQGKDSELRSVVSETAATCSVLRLLEQGRLLSPPGLPSLLPPCATGALGSALRGPSLPALGTGAAAGSAAAAGAAPGPASTTSPHPPAVGGTPGPGPAGPGGLHAGAPAASHGLFSLPVPSLLGSVASRLSSAPLTMAGSLAGNLQELSARYLSSSAFEPYSRTNNKEGAEKKTLD, from the exons ATGTTCGGCAAACCAGACAAAATGGACGTTCGATGCCACTCGGACGCCGAGGCTGCCCGGGTCTCGAAGAACCCGCACAAGGAAAGCCGAGAGAGCAAGGGTGCGGAAGGGAGCCTCCCAGCTGCCTTCCTTAAGGAGCCACAGGGCGCCTTCTCCGCGTCCGGAGGTGCGGAAGATTGTAACAAAACTAAATCCAATTCCGCAGCCGACCCGGATTACTGCCGCCGGATCCTGGTCCGAG ATGCTAAAGGGTCCATCCGAGAGATCATCCTGCCCAAGGGCCTGGACCTGGATCGGCCCAAGAGGACGCGCACGTCCTTTACCGCAGAGCAGCTGTACCGGCTGGAGATGGAGTTCCAGCGCTGCCAGTACGTGGTGGGCCGCGAGAGGACGGAGCTCGCCCGGCAGCTCAACCTCTCCGAGACCCAG GTGAAGGTCTGGTTCCAGAACCGGCGCACCAAGCAGAAGAAGGACCAGGGCAAGGACTCTGAGCTGCGTTCGGTGGTGTCGGAGACCGCGGCCACGTGCAGCGTGCTTCGGCTGCTGGAGCAGGGCCGCCTGCTGTCGCCACCTGGCCTACCCTCCCTGCTGCCGCCGTGCGCCACCGGCGCCCTCGGCTCGGCGCTACGCGGGCCCAGCCTGCCCGCCCTAGGAACCGGTGCCGCCGCGggctccgccgccgccgccggcgcCGCCCCGGGCCCTGCAAGCACCACGTCCCCGCACCCTCCGGCTGTGGGCGGCACTCCGGGCCCCGGGCCCGCAGGGCCGGGGGGACTGCACGCAGGCGCGCCGGCCGCAAGCCACGGCCTCTTCAGCCTGCCGGTGCCCTCGCTGCTCGGCTCGGTGGCCAGCCGCCTGTCTTCCGCTCCGTTGACAATGGCCGGTTCGCTAGCTGGGAATTTGCAAGAACTCTCTGCCCGATACCTGAGCTCCTCGGCCTTCGAGCCTTACTCCCGGACCAACAATAAAGAAGGGGCCGAGAAAAAAACGCTGGACTGA